Part of the Coregonus clupeaformis isolate EN_2021a chromosome 31, ASM2061545v1, whole genome shotgun sequence genome, TGAAACGTCAGTCTGTGTTATTAGTGTGGTTGAAACGTCAGTCTGTGTGTCCTCACAAGAAAGTGCCCTATTTTGAAAGGTTCAGTCTCTGTAAAGGGAACGGTTCCGATCTCGCGTCTGCTATGACTAGAGCACATAGTTAACACCTTATTGAGACACCATATCCTTGGTCGCCCTAGTTAGTAAAATCTACATGCCCCCCACAAGTAGTACCTCGTGATTGCTACTGGAAGAAAGTCACAGTTACTTAACAGGACATTTTATAAATGGTTTTCTTCTAAAGTGATTAACCATTAGTGGTGCACAGCTGTCTCGTAAGTGTATATTGAGGTCCTACGTTGTCAAATCTCCCTTACACCTACATTATTACTCAGTATCTATAAATATCCCCAACAAGATGAATCATTCAAACAGGATTAAGTAAAACTATCCTTGCTCTCCCCTCCCTTATCTTAATACACAACAGTATAGTACTGCACTGTTGAATCTATGAAGAGTCTCAATACGCGCAATAGTGAATTCTTAAGCTATAATTCACATCTAAAAAATATATTCAAAATGGCTGTCTGGTGAAGAGAGGTTTATTTATCAGGTGTTTGAtcatgaatatgtgtgtgtgtgggagggagatcTTTCCCTGACGCAGCACACTGACGGAGATCGATTTTTccactcctgtgtgtgtgtgtgtgtgtgtatgtgtgtttgtgtgtgtgtgtgcgtgcgtttgtaCGCGGGCGTGATGTCTTGGCACGGGGCCTTTGAGGGATTTAAGCCCTCTGAAATCGCTCTGGGTTGTCCCGGGCGCACCTGCTCACCGGAACTCCGCctgccgagagagagagggggagggagggagagggtgtgtgCCAGTGACTGCAAGTgtacgtgtgtgcatgcatgcatgatgTGTGTgcttctactagatgttggaaatGGCGGGAGATTGTGACATGAGCAGTAGACCTGGCCTAGCTGATGTAACTGGGCATTTTATACTGATGTAACTGGGCTTTCTATACACTTTCTAGGCCACAAATATGTTACTGTACTAGGTGTGAAATTCACTACAGATTGAGGGTACAAAAAAACAAGGTTTATGCCTGTATAAAATCCTCTTTATCAGAGGAAAGCTTGTGAAATCTACCCACTGTGTTTGTCTCACACTATCTCCGAAATCTCTTCCTAACCTGCAGGAATGGAGCTAACGCTAACTTTCCTACCCAGGCTCTTTCTGGTAAATTAGAGCTTTTTACATAACCCTACAGCATTAAACCCACACTCATTAGCTAAATGGGAGCTAATCCACTAGTTCAAGCAATGAGAAAATGCAGAATGACTGTGGAAGCAAACTGACTGCAGTATATAACCAGAATACTGTCTGTCACTGCTGGAAGTAATAGAATTTGTAGTCCAATGCATTTTTCATGGGCTGCTGGGCCTAAAAAAACATAATAGTACAGTACTGTACTTAATGGCCTGCACACTCAATGCACATACCTGTATTGGTTAGCAATGTTTTGATTCCAAAATGGATCTTTATAAGTTCCTGTCATAGAGATCCTATCAAATGACTACTTaattagtattctaattcctaattctatggttccTGGGAATTAAACCGCTCATCTTGTTGTGCTAGCCACACCAACTGAGTGATCCCATCGCTCtgttcctgtctctctttctttctccgcAGGATTGATATCTTGAAGTATGTAATCTACGGCGTGGCGGCAGCATTCTTCGTCTACGGCATCCTGCTCATGGTGGAGGGCTTCTTCACCACCGGAGCCATCAGGGACCTGTACGGAGACTTCAAGATCACCGCCTGCGGACGCTGCGTCTCCGCCTGGGTAAGACACACACGCAAATCAACCACTATCTGCGCCCTATGCACTCCTGTATTTCTGAAGGCGTTGGATAGATATAAGCATTAGGGTAGACATTTAGGACACATCTTTCTGGAGGAAGTACCCTAGAGACGGGATTAGAGATTTGGTGATGGAGAAGTTCAGCTTAAGATGTCTCTTCTTTGAATTATGGCCCAATGCTAATGAAAGCTGATGAATCAGTCAACCTTCTACCGTGACTTACAACTGtcatattctctctctcgctcgctaaTGGGCCCATCCCACTCTTCCTTCTCCTTTTTCCTCCCTTTCTTCTCCTCCCtcatttccttctctctctctctctctctctctctctctctctctctctctctctctctctctctctctctctctctctctctctctctctctctctctctctctctccctctctcactctctctctctctaattaacCATTCCCTTTTTTTCCCTCCCTTCCTGCAGTTCATAATGTTGACCTATATCTTCTTCCTGGCCTGGCTGGGTGTGACAGCCTTCACCTCGCTGCCCGTCTTCATGTACTTTAACATCTGGACCATCTGTCAGAACACCACTGTGGTGGAGGGGGCCAACCTCTGTCTGGACCTGCGCCAGTTTGGTAAGGGCTTGCCGGGGGGCGCCGCCATCCATTCACACCAATGTTGCCATTGACAGTATACGTACACTGTCATTGACACTGGTAGTGGTTAACCAGGGCTTTGGTGGTTTATTTccagttgtttgtgtgtttgttggtgCCAAGCGAAGTCACTGAAACGTAAATGTgaatgtggttgttgttttttctcaGGCATGGTAGCTATCGGGGAAGAGAGGAAGGTGTGCACGGGCTCCGAGAAGTTCTTCAAGATGTGCGAGTCTAACGAGGtaagggtgtgtgtgcgtgcgggaATGTGTGTGTGGCTGAGGAGAGATGAAGTGGGAGGTGAGGTTCTGTTGGCTGTTATCTTTAGTGATCGCCACACCTCAGGGGTTAGGCTCCTCTCTCACATTGAAGGCTGTCTGTCCATAGAGGTGGAATATGATTCTCAAATCATAAATGCTTTTgggcagtgtttcccaatcctggtcctggggactcaAATTGGTGCACTTTTTGGGTTTTGCCCTAACACTCACACACTTGATTAAACCAATCAACTAATCGTCAAGCTTTTGATTTGAATTAGGTGCTTCTGTGTTAGGGCAAAAacacaaaatgtgcacccctttgggacCCCAGGACTAGGAATGGGAAACACTGCTATAGGGTTCCTCTGTCATTTTAAATGGTGATTTGTGTGAGTGAGATGAGTGTAGTGGCGCTACCAGATTTCTAGGGGTTTTAACTTTAACCTCTTGTGGAAAGGAAACATAACTTATTAAAGATTAGTCTGTCTTTTCATTTAACCTCTATCCTTTATCCTTTTGTCCTACCTCTGTTTAATTCCCTTTGAAAAAGTGAGCTAATATTGCACTGGTACAAATCTTAATAAATCTTGCCCTATCTCACTCTCAAAGCAACCGCTCTGTGATTTAGTTTTTTAATCTCAACATGACCTGGCAATATTGTAAACACAGACATTACAAGTTGGAACGATGCTTTGTGTCCCATTTTGAATAACAACAAAGCAAGCACTGATGTTGTTAATTGTCTTTAATTCCTGGTGACTAATAAAGCTGTGTTGTGTTTGATTGTCTTTCAGCTGGACATGACGTTCCACCTGTTCGTCTGTGCCCTGGCCGGGGCTGGGGCTGCCGTTATCGCCATGGTGAGACAATGGCAATGGCAGCTCTACTTTATGTCTGAGGGTTGTGTGACCTGCCCATTGGTCCTTAATGTCTGTTGATAGCATCACCACTCTATTCTGTCACTCCCCTCTGTCTGAACACATAAAGATAGGCAGCCAGGGTAAACCTTAGCGGGAGAGGATTGTCTTGTTGTGTGGGGACATTTCAAAGATTATACTACTAGGGATTCAAGAGATTGGTTATCGGGAGAAAAACTGACAGTTTTTTATCCTGCTGACGTTGAAAGAGGTCCTCTCAGTATTCAGAGCAACGTAGATCGAGAAAGAGAGTGatcgagggagaaagagaaaaacaGAGGCAGATtgagtgagagacacagagagagagacacactgagagagacacacagagagtaagaaatagcgacagagagagagagacagacagagagagagagagagagagagagagagagagagagagagagagagagagagagagagagagagagagagagagtgagagagagagagagagagagagagagtgagagagagagagagctgtagacaAGAGAAGGTGTGAACCCAGCGATGGAGAAGCACAGGGTGCAGTTGCCATGGAAACTGGGGAAGAAGAAAGGAGATTGTTGAGAGCAGCTAAGTGATGGTGAGGTCTGGAGCAACCGTCTTCACTGGAGAAGACTGCTGCGTCTGTAGCCAGGGATACACATTTAATGAAGGCTGTTATTCGGTATCTAGTTCCTTTTTAAACAAAAACACATGTTCACAGTGAAAATAACAGAGAAATGTTTTGTCAAAACATCAACACTAGTTTCTTATGGTTTGCTTGTCATCAAATAGATATGTCCATAACAGCTTCATGTTaccacaaaaatataaacaacgTCACACATTTCCAGTCCTTAGACCCATGATGTAATGTTTTAAATCTACAAGTAGGACATTGTTGCTGCGTTGTCTGAAGACTATAAAAGACAAGAGACGGTCAAATGAAATGGTAATCAATTTGGGTCGGGAGTGGCACTTCTTCCTTGGACCACAACACAAAGCCTGTATCTGTAGCCCAACTGTGTGCACTTTGGCCACCCGGTGGATATCTATGGTAATACACAATGGGATGACACCTAAGTGTGTTCGTGTTAGTTCTCACTGAGAGCCAAGGTTTAGAAAACGGGTAAGAAATCAATATGCATAGACAATATTGATGTACCATCTTCTCATCTAACATTTTCTGTGATAAATTATCTTAAATTGTATGAATGAAGTACTGTCTGTATCTCCAACTGGATCTATCTAGGTGAATCTGTTTATTCATGATGAGTTTGAGTCATGTCATTATGTAACAATAGAATAGAAGAACTTAATTATCCCAAGATTGGGAAATTCGTTAGGCATGTTAATCTTCACAACATCAATACAGCACAATATCATCAATAGATAAAGACCATACACTTAACCAATGGCCATATATCCTAGAACTGGGCCAGAGGAGTGCaggtgtttttctttatttaattacctCATAACTACTTCTTCAGAACCTCTGCAGCGGATGCTCTGGTTGGCTGATCACTGACACCTCACTGCCACTCAGTGGAGAAAAGAGTTACTGCAGAAACACATCAGGGATATGTTCATTAGCTAGGACACGCAACGTAGTCGCTCCCTGTTTCACTCCTtcttcttccatttggtgcctaatgaacccGACCCAGAGACGAATAACTGCTTC contains:
- the gpm6ab gene encoding glycoprotein M6Ab isoform X1, producing the protein MEENMEEGQNSKGCFECCVKCLGVLPYASLFATILLYAGVALFCGCGHEALSGTVTILQNYFEVVRAPMETLDVLTMIDILKYVIYGVAAAFFVYGILLMVEGFFTTGAIRDLYGDFKITACGRCVSAWFIMLTYIFFLAWLGVTAFTSLPVFMYFNIWTICQNTTVVEGANLCLDLRQFGMVAIGEERKVCTGSEKFFKMCESNELDMTFHLFVCALAGAGAAVIAMVHYLMVLSANWAYVKDACRMQKYEDIKSKEEQELHDIHSTRSKERLNAYT
- the gpm6ab gene encoding glycoprotein M6Ab isoform X2, with translation MGCFECCVKCLGVLPYASLFATILLYAGVALFCGCGHEALSGTVTILQNYFEVVRAPMETLDVLTMIDILKYVIYGVAAAFFVYGILLMVEGFFTTGAIRDLYGDFKITACGRCVSAWFIMLTYIFFLAWLGVTAFTSLPVFMYFNIWTICQNTTVVEGANLCLDLRQFGMVAIGEERKVCTGSEKFFKMCESNELDMTFHLFVCALAGAGAAVIAMVHYLMVLSANWAYVKDACRMQKYEDIKSKEEQELHDIHSTRSKERLNAYT